The Pigmentiphaga aceris DNA segment GGCCGTGAGAGCACCGGTGAACGTAAGGCTGGAGCACTCGGTCTGCGCCTGAGTGAGCGTCACGTCGCCCGTCAGGGCCACCACCCCTTGATTTTTGGTGAGGCGGCGCACGTACTGCGTGTTTGCGATACGAAAGCCAACGTCGCCAGGATCGGCGGTCTGTACCGCTACATTGCCGACGTTACGCATATCGAGGAGCGCCCCGATCATCGCCACATTTCCGCCGCCATTCGACCCGTTCCCGCCGCTGGCAATCATGCGGAAATCGTAGTCGACGGTGCTAGCCCCTGAGTGCCAATCGATGTACGGGGTGGTGGCCAGACCGCGGGTTGCGCCCAGCTCGATATTCGCGGCCCCGTTGGTACGTGGGTTAAGGACTAGCATTCCGCTGTCGAGGTTCAGCGCTGCCGCGATCGCAACGCTTCCTGTGGCGCGATCGATGTACAGAGCCTGGCCAAGATATACGCCGGTATCCGAAAAGCGGGTGATGGCGAGGTTGCTGCCCGAGTTCGCGCCCGCCTCGGGTGTGGCCGTCATACCGACACGCCAGCGCGAGCTGTTACCCGTCGTCAGCGCTACCAACCTCTCTGCGCCTGCCGCGCCATTCACAATAAGCGCGCCGTTAGTCTTGACCGAGTCCGCGGTGACGCTGCCGCCCTCTCCCATGTCGTCGTAGCTGCCGGTAAAAGCGACGGGTGCCAGAGTTTCGCTCAAGGCCTCGACCTCAGTAGCAGCGGTACCCGCTGGGTCTGCGCCAACGTTGTCAGGACCGAGCGGCACATCACCATTTTCGCCAGGCGCGACCCCAGCGACGGTTTTTACTTGACCAGCAGCGGATAGTGCCTCTTGCAGGCCGGGGATATCGTCGATGCCAAGCGAAACATTGCCCTCGACGTCCAGAACGTTGTTCACGCTTTTAACCGTACCCGTGCCTTGGCCGTCTGCGCCCGGCGCACCGCGAACGTTGATCGCCATGGCTGGATCGGACACCACCCCAGTTTCTGCCAGGTAGCCAGTTGCAGGAGGCGTGCCGCGCCCCCCGGCCCACGAGGTAATACGCAGGACGCGTCGATTGCCGTCGATGGCCAACGCCACGGTCGGCGTCCAGCCATTACCGTATGCCTCGACGCTTGCCAGAATCGTTGCGGCAGACTGCGCATTTACCTCGGCTCTGTTGGCCGCGACAAGCGCCTCCGAAGCCCCTTGAATAGCCTCGTCTTTAGCCGTCAACACCACAGCCCGGTCACCCGCGACAACCTGCGTTGACTCTCTGACTTCTTCCGCATTCTCTGCCGTAGCGACACGGTCGGCGGCAACGATAGCGGCATTCACTGCTGTTTCATTGGCTTTCCCCGTAGCGACATCTGCTGCCGTTGCTGCATCCACTTTAGACGCCGCCGCTGCGATGCGATCGGCTGCCGTGGCCGCAGCATCCAGAGAGGATGATTCGCTGGACGCGCTCGCCTCTTGCGCCTTTGTCGCGGCGACGCTTGCCGCTGTCGCGGCATCGACCGCGGAGGCCGCAGCTGCATCTTTGGCCGTGGTAGCAGCAAGGCGGTCTGCCTGCGTGGCTGCTGCGCTAGCCTGGGCCTTGGAAACCTCCAAGCCGATGCTGCTGAGCGCAGACGATAGCTCGGTATTCACGGCCTGGACGCCAGCTGAGATTTGACCCGCCAAGTCTGCAGCGCCATCGTCGATCTGCTCGGATAGTGCCGCAGTTCCATTAGCCACGATCTGGGCGACAGCCACGCGGTCTGCCGCTGTCGAGCCGGCTGCAGCCTGCGCGAGAGTCCTGGCCTCAGACGCCTCGGCTGCAGTGTCTTCAACCGCTTGGCGGGTAAGCTCGACCTGCACGGCTTTTTCGGTTGCATTGATACCGGCTGCTACCGCAGTTGCGCGCGCCTGCTCCGCATCGTTGCGATAAACGAGTGTTGCATCCCGAGCATCTTCTGCTTGGCGGACCGCATCCACTGCACCGCTGATTGCACTCTGCGCAGCTTCGTCCAGCTCATTAAGCTTCCGTATAGCATCAGGCCCGCGCATACCTGTAGAAAAACGTCCCATTACCACCCCTGAATAGAAATTTTCTTGGAGTAGGAAAGCGTGCGTGCGGCGATAACGCCGCCGGCAGCGAGCCCTCCGTAGATCATGTGGTCTTGTTCGAGCAGCGCATCGGTGTCCCCGGGAAATACGCTGACGAATACCTTGCGACCACCGCTCGTGCCACGCATGATCTGCATGACACGTGCGCGGTCTCGCGCATCAAGCCATTCCAGATCGAGCTCCATTTCGTCGTACTGCGGACCACGATCGGTACGAAGGTCACCAGAATCCGCACGATCGGACGTACTCATGTCGGCGATGTTGACTGCCAAACCGTATGAGGCGTTATGCTCGGGTTCCCAGTAAGCCCCTGCCACAATGCGTGCGCAGTCGATATAACCAGCGGGGTTTTCAGGATCAGACAGTTCAATCTCCACACGACGAGCAGCTACATGTTCAAACCACACTGCCGTCTTGCTTGCGCCGCCATATGCAAATGCGTTTGCATTAAGCGGTTCGGTCCAGTCCCAAAGTTCCAGCAGCGCGCCCGGGCATGCATAAACGAGTCCGGTGTCAACCAGCAATTCGCCAGCTGTATCTGCGTCGTAAAGTCGAGCGCGGATAGTTGCCATGGGCGACAAGTTGGTCGCAGGCAATGAAATAGCACCAACACTTTCAAGGTTGGGCCACATCAACGTATATGTCACGGCACTGCCAGATGCCCTGTGCACAGAACCTTTGATATCAGTCTGCATATGGACTGCGATGGATGCCCCCGCAGTAGAACTTGCGGTAATTACGGCGCGGTCGGCAGCGTTATCATGAACCAGACGTAGATTAGGCATCAAAAGATTCCTGTTCAGGAATAATCGGCACCAGTGAAACACCCAGGTAAAGGAGTTGTTCGTTAAATGCCGATAGCACGTCCGGTGTGAGGTCTGCGGCAATGGCAGGCATTTGCTGCTGAATCGGATAGCCAATTTGCTGCCCGGCCGCATCGGTCATTAACTGCACGGATGTCATCAACACATTAAAGGGTTGACCGCCGCCCTGCAGGCTATTGGGAATAGATATCTGAAGCCCAGCGAGTATGGTTTGGCGTTGCATAGTTATGGTCCTTAATAGCTAATAGTCATGGTGAAAGATTTGTCGACACCGTCGATATTGATCGAGCCACGAAGGTTATCCCCCCGAAGGACAATATCTTTCCCAAACGCGCCAGCGGGTCGAGTGTTAAGCGAGAAAGTGCCGTTGCAGGCGAGATCCCAAGCGTCGACAGAAGTCCGAGCAATCAGGCGGGCGGCTTCGATATAGCCAGACGCGGCAATATTGGTGGCATTCACAACATCGCCAGTTAAGCGGACTCCGTTGAAGGTCCCGCCATTAAAAGTCGTCCCAGTGAAAGTGCCGCCTTCGAAAGAAGTGCCGCTGAAGTGCCCACCTGAAAACGTCTTACCGATAAAAGAGCCGCTAACAATCTGATTCGCGGCGACCGTGCTTGCAAAAGCGAGGCTGCCAAGGTTGGTGACCTTCGTAGAAGCGTCCAGGCGCCCGGAAACCTGTGTCGCCAAGTCGATAGAACTCTGCAACGCGAGGTCTCCTAGGCCCTGAACACGCGCTGCTGAAAGCCTCTGACCGGCCGAAAATACAATGGTCCCCGCCTCGTCTCTGATCGTCAGGCCGCGGCTGTCGATCTGATTAGCAATGACGGTCTGGGCCTGAAAGTTCCCTTGATGGACGAGCGTGTTGCCGCCCGCCCCCTTGACTGCTTCAGGCAGCGAACCGGCACCGATCTGACCTGGTGGCACAACGACGGTGGGTGGCAACGTGACCGGCTCGGTACGCACGGTTGCCGCCTGCAGAATCTTGTCGCGAGCATTGATAATCGTGCTCATACCAACACCTCCACACCAACGCGGCGCGTCGACCAATCGGTACTCAACCCGATCACTTGCCCCGTCACCCCAGCATCCATCCCATATCGCGGATGCACGATGGTGAGCGCTTGTCCAAGTTCAAGCAGCAGCAGCGACGCGAACCCAGTAAAGGTGTAAACACTGCGCGGCACGGACCACAATGCAAGCTCACGCGCGGCCTCGGCCTGCGCATCCGCCTCCGTAAGCAGCAAGGTGTCGACGCGGGTCGGTTCACCGTGCAAGCGATACGTGACGGCGACCGCGGCATCGTTCGCAGTTCGCTCCAAATACTCTTGCTCGTACAACGTCCGATGCGCCGCCGGAATGCCCGTTTGGAGTGACTGCTGCAAGGTCCAGTTGCGTGCATATCCCAGTCGAACGCCAGCAATGACCGTAGTCCGCCTGGCGGGCTTGAAACTCCCCGCCACCATGTCAGCCGCCGTGATCACACGAGCAGCCCCCGAAGCAGGCAGCGCAAGTTTGAGCAAGCGCAAACGCCCGTTTCGAGACATCGCCACTTGCGCTCCCACGCTGCTCGCCAATTGCTGACAACACGCCAACACATTTGCGCGATCGGGCAGGTAAAGCCCCACCGGTTGAGGGTGCAACGTGTCGAAAGCACTCAGGTTTACAGGGTCCAGGTCGTTGGTCGTGAACCGGTCTTCGACCGTGCCATAGGCCGTCGCAAGCCGTTGCACGATGCCCGCCACCGTATTGCGGTAACCGCCAACGTTATCCCCTTGCACGCTGGCTGTAATTTGGCCCGCAGGGGACTGGTTAAGCGTGAATCGACCGGTAGACAACTTGTCGGTACGCAATACCGGCACGCCGTTGTCACGGACTTCGATCACACTCTCGGCAGGACCAGCATGAAACAGATACTCATGATTGGTCCCTACCAAGACAGGGCTGACGTTAAAACACTCACCGAACACCAGCGGTTGCAAGGCATCCTTGTTGGTACCTGTGCCACCAATCACCATCTCGCTGACCGGCGTGTTCAATCGCTGCAACTTGTCGCGCAGCGACAGGTTCAACACGCCAGCATCTCGGCTACCGATGTCAGCCACGGTTCCAGCGAAGATCCGCCGGAAAGCACTGCGTGGCCAGCGCACATCACCAATGAAAACTTCGATGGAACGGTTGTGCCAAACATCGGCGAGCCAATCGTCACGTTCACCGCTGGCGTTGTCGATCTCGATGTTGCCCGTCGACAGAGACGTCTGACCATCCAGCGGCAGCGATTCATCAAATGAGATCCCGCCACGGATGATGCCGAGGTACGCCAGGTTGGCCGGGGTGTCTGTCGTCGACGTGGTGTAGTGACGATCAGCCAAAAAGCGCGTAGTTTCCACTCCTTTGCTGAACACACCGACCTCGGCCAACACCACCCGGATTGCTGATGGCTCATCGAGCCAGACAAGAAACTCTGCGTCTGTCATACCAGTTCCACCTTTCGTTCTAATGCGGCGTAGGCACCACGACTAACCGCCTGGCCGACACTACCCGCCACGTGTTCAGCGCCAGCTGCAACAGTTGACGCGACGGCATTGGCACCATCGCCCGTTGCCTTAACCAACGCCGACTGCAAGCCCACGACATCGGCGCGCAACGCGCGCACCTCCGCCACCAACTCCGCATTGTTTTCGTTACGGGAAGTGCTGATCGCCGTGGCCGAATACATCTGGCTTTCCGCAGCGGTCAGTACGCGTTCGCCTTGATGAAGCTCTGCGACATAACCATCGAACGGCACGTAGCCAAGTCCATGTGCATGAGAACCATCAATCTCAGCCTGGCGAATTTCTGCTTCGATCTCAGCCTTACTCATGCCGTTACCTAGGGCCGTCAACCAGAAGTCACGCCCACCGGCATCGGCAGTACGACCGAATACAGACTGATATATCGAGTTCAACCACAGCTCGTTCTGCGCAACTTGCTGGAAGCTCGACTTGGCGCTGTCTACCCCCATATTTTCAGAAGCGTCTGACCAGAATTTCAGGCCGCCGGCATCTGCAGTTCGGTTGAGCGTCTCCTGGTACCAGCCTCCAACATTGCTAGGCGTTGCCAGTTGCGACTGAAGGGCTGCAGCAAGGTCCGCCGGCAGACCAGCAAGAAGTGACGTCACGTCGTCAAGCCGCCCGGCTTTCAGCGCAAGCGCCTCAAGGGCTGCCAGCTCAGACTGCGCGGTAGTTACCGCGTGCTGATACTGACGATCCAACACAGCGTATGCGTCAGCGGCAACGCCCCGAAGCTCCTGCAACTGCGCTAAAGATGCGCCGCCCACATCAAGTTGCTGTTGGGCATCTTTCTGAGTAGATGAACCCAGACCGTCCAACGCTCCGGTCACACTACCGAACACTGCGGTGTAGTCGGTCCCTGATGCGCTGTACTCACGCTGAAGCTGTAGATAGGTCTGCGCCCTACCTTGCAACTCTTCCAGGGCTTTAACGTCGCCCCCTTGTGCCTTGCCCAACGTATCGCGGTACTGCTTGGCCGCCTCCGCAAGCTTCTCGCCCAGCGTAAGAGGAGAAAGATCACTGTTCTTCAGATCTTCCACATACTTGCGCAGACTCTTTCCTAACTCGAGCAATGATTCGAGATTGGTCTTCTCGGTTTGGAAGCGTGCCAGTACCAAGTTGGCAAGTTCGCCTGACAATGACACTTGCTGCTCTAGAGACGCAGTTTGCATCGCGGCCCAAAGCTCTTGCTCACGTTTGGCACCGAACGCCGCGTCACCATCCAGCGCCTTGTCGATCGAATCCATCGTCGATCCGACAGCATTGCGTGAAGACAGCAAAGCGCTTGCGCGTTGCGTTGCCTTTTGCACGGCAGCCAGCTGTGTCTCAAACGCAGTCACAACGTCAGCTTTCTGCTGATCTGCCAACTGCTTTTGTTTGGTAGCAGTGGCTTCGGCAGTGGCGACGGTATAGTCAGACCAAGACTTGAAGGTTCCGTTTATGCCCAACAGCGTTGCCAGTGCTTTTTGGCCTTCTACATCAGTCTCGCTCAAGCTGTCGATCAAGCCATCAACCAATGATTTGAAGCCCGCCTCCGTGGTGGGCATTACTTGGCCAACGCCTTCAACAGCCTGCTTCATTGACTCGAAGCTGTTGCCCATTCGATCAGCTTCGGACGTGAAATTCTCGTAGTAGCTGCCTAGATTTGCGGTGAGCGGCTCAACGCCGCCTGCTACTTCTATGAGGCTGGCCTTGAGGTCATAAGTCAGCCCTTTGAGCTTCTCGAATGGCCCATCAAATGAATCGACGAACTGACTGAAGGTATTGACCCCTGCGACCTGAGCCCCGATTTTTGCGAGCAATGACGTTGCGGCTTCATCATTTAACGAAACCGCGTCGACACCCTCCACCAATTTGCGCAGCGCGCTTGGGATGTCGTTTGCTGACTGCAATACCTCGATTTGCAGGTGTTTGAGATCCGTTGTCAGCAACGCCGCAGCGGCCTCGGTCGTCAGCGTAGTGGGCAATTTACTGTTGTAGTAGCTGCCCTTATAGTTACTGCCGCTACCGTCCTCGCCCAGTTGCCGGCCGTCCGAGAGCGTCACCCCGCTCATCACGCCGCCGCGCCCCTTCTCTGAGCCTTCGAACCCAGCGATCAGGCTGGTGACGCTCAGGCCCGAACCAGCGGCTTTCAGCAGGGCGTTTACACCGCCCGCTGTTGCCGAGATCGCAGCGTTGACGACACTTTCTTGACCTGCCGTACCGCCAGATGGACCGTGCAGGAACTGGGCTTGTCCGGCCTCCCATTGGAATGTGCCGCCGCTCCGATTTTCGCCTTTGAACGACCCGCTGAGCATCGTGTAAATAGCGATCGCCGCGCCGATATACGGCATCGCCGTGCCGATCGCGCTCATCGCTCCTGCCAGAGTTCCGCCAGTCGTTGCCGCGGTGGTGGCTGCTGTTGTGGCAGCCGTCGTCGCTGCTGTTGTGGCCGCGCCGGTGGCAACCGTTCCGCCACCGAGCGACAGACCAAGCCCGCTTCCAGTAGCACTTAGGCCAAGTCCACTACCTGTAGCGCTCAATCCAAGACCGGTTCCAGCAGTTCCTGCAAGACCACCGCCAGCCAATCCGCCACCCGCGAGGCCACCGCCAACACCACCGCCTACCGTCAACCCCCCAGCACTAAGCCCAAGACCACCACCAGCCGTCAACCCAAGTCCGCCACCTGCCGTCAGGCCAACACCGCCGCTAGCGATTCCGCCGGTCAATCCTCCTGCCATGAATCCACTGGTAGCAGCTCCGCCACCAAGCCAGCCAGCCGCCTGCGCTCCGCGATAAAGCGATGACAGATTACTAACAGTGTCCGTCCACGACGGACCGCCCGTAGTGC contains these protein-coding regions:
- a CDS encoding pyocin knob domain-containing protein; translation: MGRFSTGMRGPDAIRKLNELDEAAQSAISGAVDAVRQAEDARDATLVYRNDAEQARATAVAAGINATEKAVQVELTRQAVEDTAAEASEARTLAQAAAGSTAADRVAVAQIVANGTAALSEQIDDGAADLAGQISAGVQAVNTELSSALSSIGLEVSKAQASAAATQADRLAATTAKDAAAASAVDAATAASVAATKAQEASASSESSSLDAAATAADRIAAAASKVDAATAADVATGKANETAVNAAIVAADRVATAENAEEVRESTQVVAGDRAVVLTAKDEAIQGASEALVAANRAEVNAQSAATILASVEAYGNGWTPTVALAIDGNRRVLRITSWAGGRGTPPATGYLAETGVVSDPAMAINVRGAPGADGQGTGTVKSVNNVLDVEGNVSLGIDDIPGLQEALSAAGQVKTVAGVAPGENGDVPLGPDNVGADPAGTAATEVEALSETLAPVAFTGSYDDMGEGGSVTADSVKTNGALIVNGAAGAERLVALTTGNSSRWRVGMTATPEAGANSGSNLAITRFSDTGVYLGQALYIDRATGSVAIAAALNLDSGMLVLNPRTNGAANIELGATRGLATTPYIDWHSGASTVDYDFRMIASGGNGSNGGGNVAMIGALLDMRNVGNVAVQTADPGDVGFRIANTQYVRRLTKNQGVVALTGDVTLTQAQTECSSLTFTGALTASVVVTLPAAQGNWSIFNATTGGFSVAVKSASAGSIVIPAQGRRLVWCDGAGVFLQDDFALKAIGNLTTLTTTDKTDIVKALNEVNAKPSGGGGRTPLASGFTFGSVVTAGTYSGQTAAVDAPESRGSGFYLIDVVREYSGSPAIGDIVAQQVSSMAGGLWIRTGYPTYPDSAGTWNAWQGQSQSQVTAQTPYVTDLNSATNPGVYSNSVAAANAPVSSAGLFIRVSLRGSDILQEVYNSNTGMGWTRSRTTGNWTLWEPLTSRVTPAAAVLGSDHGATLVFAPGAMSAMGSSEAHPNGWWCDVQIDVSGTGAAIFAAPTGKPFLTQSGSATTLRLYPGEKVRFYATGTNIKVLGLAAVIKLGDVSNIGNVASVAFTTGFDDPELTRLEVHFDGLYGSSASATPCMTFRNSSGDVTTSIYSFARESYQGGRLDNSTVNTSMFQISPGVTTTDGTRWISGRIAVTLNAGGQAAFTAQGIVNNSAGATPGPYSAAGIAALALADIRGLTLKMSSGNLGNLSRVVTYGYRK
- a CDS encoding pentapeptide repeat-containing protein; the protein is MSTIINARDKILQAATVRTEPVTLPPTVVVPPGQIGAGSLPEAVKGAGGNTLVHQGNFQAQTVIANQIDSRGLTIRDEAGTIVFSAGQRLSAARVQGLGDLALQSSIDLATQVSGRLDASTKVTNLGSLAFASTVAANQIVSGSFIGKTFSGGHFSGTSFEGGTFTGTTFNGGTFNGVRLTGDVVNATNIAASGYIEAARLIARTSVDAWDLACNGTFSLNTRPAGAFGKDIVLRGDNLRGSINIDGVDKSFTMTISY
- a CDS encoding tape measure protein; translated protein: MEKTADLKIDSAAAVSAKADLDAMSEAAERTEAAAQRVGQSWTDNVSRIVAAVDILAARMDALSGINTKAMQTAAAVADSVARLSAAYEGNMQRAAAVQAATEKMASSMAKVGEQGGGIAQGLDGQAAAAARATEALNGLGGALVNSLDIDKIIAYSDAWQGVENRLRLVAEGSAGLAQVTDSVFSTAQRTSMQLETVAQLYQQLGLQASALGLSQRDVAMVTDTAAQAIAASGASAADASAAMVGFGEAMSSGGIGAEAFNSLLSQAPSLLQALATGTGVSLEGLKAMASQGELTGDVIVTALAKAHEAVGEQLDGRVKTVGQAFTELENALTRFVGTAGENSGVASVLAGGISALADNIGAAASAGATLAALPLAAWLTSAGGATNAIVTGLGLASTAARVFLTTIGPIGWTVLAIGAATTAWELFGNKATESASEQESAANRAAAAARAAADGTVTGLDHLIATYEDLAKKRRAALGLDDNELDIARKKFETDSARIKQLSMDYVAALEKARDPNLGALEHNNAVADFERIKNELTAATAAVAKLYESIQKAAALSRQNYMDGGTSAGKLADALAGEDKKFKRETVGLVIGSAEYLKVEEKYKENVQAINSRFKPPVPISPPKPPGTNPPGGTPPSVGAAPSDFQSSYEKTSKEVDKLARREQADIARREEMNEAAYRRGAKSAEDYFTERANLATAAGKVAVKAAEDEKAAVEKLISSGKGGATQQRVWQDKLTELSEKVTDAKSAMSLSQQKVEDARTDYLLKPQQDAVSAAQMSAQTAEQQAEALRTQVEQYGKTKGAVLELVAAKAEEDAASARSRLETAVASGARQEEIALIEKQVEALNRRAKAAGEAVDSNKELEAKVADNEFTQEVKRRNEQIGSSLTDALMQGFENSKGFGEKFKNTLVNMFKTMVLRPIIQPIAQGAANYLTNALGFTSGSGTGTTGGPSWTDTVSNLSSLYRGAQAAGWLGGGAATSGFMAGGLTGGIASGGVGLTAGGGLGLTAGGGLGLSAGGLTVGGGVGGGLAGGGLAGGGLAGTAGTGLGLSATGSGLGLSATGSGLGLSLGGGTVATGAATTAATTAATTAATTAATTGGTLAGAMSAIGTAMPYIGAAIAIYTMLSGSFKGENRSGGTFQWEAGQAQFLHGPSGGTAGQESVVNAAISATAGGVNALLKAAGSGLSVTSLIAGFEGSEKGRGGVMSGVTLSDGRQLGEDGSGSNYKGSYYNSKLPTTLTTEAAAALLTTDLKHLQIEVLQSANDIPSALRKLVEGVDAVSLNDEAATSLLAKIGAQVAGVNTFSQFVDSFDGPFEKLKGLTYDLKASLIEVAGGVEPLTANLGSYYENFTSEADRMGNSFESMKQAVEGVGQVMPTTEAGFKSLVDGLIDSLSETDVEGQKALATLLGINGTFKSWSDYTVATAEATATKQKQLADQQKADVVTAFETQLAAVQKATQRASALLSSRNAVGSTMDSIDKALDGDAAFGAKREQELWAAMQTASLEQQVSLSGELANLVLARFQTEKTNLESLLELGKSLRKYVEDLKNSDLSPLTLGEKLAEAAKQYRDTLGKAQGGDVKALEELQGRAQTYLQLQREYSASGTDYTAVFGSVTGALDGLGSSTQKDAQQQLDVGGASLAQLQELRGVAADAYAVLDRQYQHAVTTAQSELAALEALALKAGRLDDVTSLLAGLPADLAAALQSQLATPSNVGGWYQETLNRTADAGGLKFWSDASENMGVDSAKSSFQQVAQNELWLNSIYQSVFGRTADAGGRDFWLTALGNGMSKAEIEAEIRQAEIDGSHAHGLGYVPFDGYVAELHQGERVLTAAESQMYSATAISTSRNENNAELVAEVRALRADVVGLQSALVKATGDGANAVASTVAAGAEHVAGSVGQAVSRGAYAALERKVELV